ACTCCATGATCGACGCGGCCATACCCGCCCTCGCCGTGGAGCGCCTGGGCGATGTTGTCGCGAGGTTCAGCGCGTGGTGGGCGTACCCGTTGTGGCCAGGTCAGCCGGGACTGCGCTGGCGGGTGCTGGGGTGGGAGCGACGTCGGTGGCGGTGACGCGGGCGCGGGCGCGGCGGGTGCGGCGCAGGGCGCGCACGGCGAACACCAGCGCGGCCAGCCAAGCGGCGGTGAGCAGGGCGTAGACCAGGGGCGGCACGGCGCCGCCCAGGTCGCCCGCGCGGATCAGGGTACGGGCGTTGGTCAGCACGATCACGCCACCGACCGCCGCGCCGAGCAGTTGGGCCGGCACGATGCGCACCAGCCAGGCGGCCAGCGGGGCGGCGATGAGCCCGCCGATGAGCAGCGCGGCCACGGTGGGCAGCAGGAATCCCTCGGTGCCCAGCCCGATCAGGAAGCCGATGCTGGCCGCGCCGGCCACCACGAACTCGGCGGTGTCCACCGAGCCGATCACCTTGCGCGGCTCCAGGCGGCCGGAGACCAGCAGCGCCGGGGTGGCCACCGGGCCCCAGCCCCCACCGCCGGTGGCGTCGACGAACCCGGCGACCAGGCCGAGGGGGCCGAGGAAGCGCCCGCGCAGCCGCCCGCCGACCCGGTCGGTACGCAGCGGTCGGGCGAAGCGGACCAGCAGGTACGCGCCGAGCGTGAAGAGGATGCCGGCCATCCACGGCGCGGCCGATTCGGTGGAGATCGAGCTGAGCAGGGTGGCGCCGGCGAACGCGCCGATCGCGCCGGGCAGCGCGATGCGGGTCACCACCCGCCAGTCGACGTTGCCGAACCGCCAGTGCGCCACTCCGGCGGCGAGCGTGGTGCCGATTTCGGCCAGGTGCACCGACGCGGAGGCGGCGGCCGGGGCGACCCCGACGACCAGCAGCAGGGTGGACGACGTCAGCCCGTACGCCATGCCGAGCGAGCCGTCGACCAGCTGCGCGGCAAGCCCGACCAGAGCGAGGACCAGCAGCTTACGCACGAGCGCCCCCTGTCTTTTCGGCATCTCCTATCGACTTGGTCGACAATGCGGCACGGGGTGGCCGGGGTCAAGACCCTGATCGGTGGATGGGATGCCGGCGGTCAGCGTCGGAGCACTGCGGACCGGCCAGGACGGATGGGGTGGGCGGGTGACGTGGCCGGACGGCGGGCCGGCGGTCAGATCCAGGCGCGCGGGTCGGCGACCAGCTCGGTGACCCGTTCGGGCAGCGTGCCCGCGGCCACGTCGGCGACGCTGACCAACTCCAGGATCTCCCGCTCGCTGGCCCGCAACGCGATCCAGACCTCCTGAAGCGCGCGGGCCGGGCCGTGGTAGCCGAGCTGCTCCGGGCGCTGCCCGCGGACGTGCGCGAGCGGCCCGTCGATCACCCGGATCACGTCGGCCAGCGAGATCTCCTCAGCCGGGCGGGCCAGCCAGTAGCCGCCCTCCGGGCCGCGCTGGGCGTGCACGATGCCGCCCCGGCGAAGCTGGAGCAGGATGCTCTCCAGGAACTTCGGCGGGATCTCCTGGGCCCGGGCGATCTGGTCAGCCGTGACCGGCCGGCCCCGCCTGGGGCCACTGGCCGTCGCGGCGAGCTCGGCGGCCGCGCGGAGGGCGTAGTCAACCCGGGCGGAGAGGCGCATGCCGGCAAGGTTAGCCCGCTGCTCCGCCAACCGGGTGGGCGACCCTGGGCCGATCGGCCACGCATCGACGAAAACCCGGTCTGCTCATACCCGTCGCCGGAGGGCTTCGGGAAATGGTGAAGTGCGTCATGAACCACCGTTAGGTGGGGCCCCGACAGCTGCTCCAGAGCGTCCTTATGCTGGGCGTGAAGTACGACTGTCTGACCGTTTGCGCGGGCCCCGGCAGCATATTGATAAACACCCGGGTACAGCTCGGGGGGAAGGCAA
The nucleotide sequence above comes from Micromonospora sp. NBC_00389. Encoded proteins:
- a CDS encoding sulfite exporter TauE/SafE family protein is translated as MRKLLVLALVGLAAQLVDGSLGMAYGLTSSTLLLVVGVAPAAASASVHLAEIGTTLAAGVAHWRFGNVDWRVVTRIALPGAIGAFAGATLLSSISTESAAPWMAGILFTLGAYLLVRFARPLRTDRVGGRLRGRFLGPLGLVAGFVDATGGGGWGPVATPALLVSGRLEPRKVIGSVDTAEFVVAGAASIGFLIGLGTEGFLLPTVAALLIGGLIAAPLAAWLVRIVPAQLLGAAVGGVIVLTNARTLIRAGDLGGAVPPLVYALLTAAWLAALVFAVRALRRTRRARARVTATDVAPTPAPASAVPADLATTGTPTTR
- a CDS encoding RrF2 family transcriptional regulator, whose translation is MRLSARVDYALRAAAELAATASGPRRGRPVTADQIARAQEIPPKFLESILLQLRRGGIVHAQRGPEGGYWLARPAEEISLADVIRVIDGPLAHVRGQRPEQLGYHGPARALQEVWIALRASEREILELVSVADVAAGTLPERVTELVADPRAWI